A window from Triticum aestivum cultivar Chinese Spring chromosome 6D, IWGSC CS RefSeq v2.1, whole genome shotgun sequence encodes these proteins:
- the LOC123144972 gene encoding probable WRKY transcription factor 12, whose amino-acid sequence MHICMDQGSQLGMAYCLPNLSVPDHYYTTPVPLSPLQLPFHPKPLQMPFDQEEALMLSSDHCGLYPLPALPFGGGHSAAAPATVCEKPTVGFMPNIEAEEVGTSVTARVGYEGVTACNGYSSNTWWRGSTMLAGEKGKMKVRRKMREPRFCFQTRSDVDVLDDGYKWRKYGQKVVKNSLHPRSYFRCTHSNCRVKKRVERLSTDCRMVITTYEGRHTHPPCDDNSSSSGDNTTTCF is encoded by the exons ATGCATATATGCATGGATCAAGGGAGCCAATTGGGGATGGCTTACTGTCTTCCTAACCTCAGTGTGCCAGATCACTACTATACCACCCCTGTTCCTCTTTCTCCACTTCAACTACCCTTCCATCCCAAGCCTCTCCAGATGCCATTCGACCAGGAAGAAGCCTTGATGCTCTCTTCTGACCATTGCGGGCTATACCCGCTGCCGGCGCTTCCGTTCGGCGGCGGCCactccgccgccgcgcctgccACCGTCTGCGAGAAGCCCACGGTCGGtttcatgcctaatattgaggctgaGGAG GTGGGCACGTCGGTGACCGCAAGAGTTGGCTATGAGGGTGTCACTGCCTGTAATGGTTATTCTAGTAATACATG GTGGAGGGGCTCGACGATGTTGGCGGGGGAGAAGGGGAAGATGAAGGTGAGGAGGAAGATGAGGGAGCCGAGGTTTTGCTTCCAGACCAGAAGCGACGTGGATGTGCTGGACGATGGCTACAAGTGGAGGAAATACGGGCAGAAGGTTGTCAAGAACAGTCTCCATCCCAG GAGCTACTTCAGGTGCACGCACAGCAACTGCCGCGTGAAGAAGCGCGTGGAGCGGCTGTCGACGGACTGCCGCATGGTGATCACCACGTACGAGGGCCGCCACACGCACCCCCCCTGCGAcgacaactcctcctcctccggcgacaacACCACCACCTGCTTCTGA